The following are from one region of the Gemmatimonadota bacterium genome:
- the menB gene encoding 1,4-dihydroxy-2-naphthoyl-CoA synthase, with amino-acid sequence MSKPDWKEVKQYEDITYHKCDGVARIAFNRPEVRNAFRPDTLLEMQEAFRDAGEDPEIGVVLMTGNGPSKDGKWAFCAGGDQRVRGEAGYVGKSGVPRLNVLELQRYMRSMPKPVIALVAGYAIGGGHVLHVVCDLTLAADNAVFGQTGPMVGSFDGGFGTSFLARMVGQKRAREIWYLCRQYSAAEAYEMGMVNKVVPLEQLEDEGWAWAQEILEKSPLAIRLLKSAFNADLDGQAGLQELAGNATLLFYMTEQGQEGRRAYLEKRKPEFRKYPWLPW; translated from the coding sequence GAGGACATCACCTACCACAAGTGCGACGGCGTAGCGCGCATCGCGTTCAACCGGCCCGAGGTGCGGAACGCGTTCCGCCCGGATACGCTGCTCGAGATGCAGGAGGCGTTTCGCGACGCCGGCGAGGACCCGGAGATCGGGGTCGTGCTGATGACGGGCAACGGGCCGTCGAAGGACGGCAAGTGGGCGTTCTGCGCAGGTGGCGACCAGAGGGTACGTGGCGAAGCCGGATACGTCGGCAAGAGCGGAGTGCCCCGTCTCAACGTGCTGGAGCTGCAGCGCTACATGCGCTCGATGCCCAAGCCGGTGATCGCGCTCGTTGCCGGCTACGCGATCGGGGGCGGCCACGTCCTACACGTAGTATGCGACCTGACGCTGGCTGCGGACAACGCGGTGTTCGGCCAGACCGGACCGATGGTGGGCTCGTTCGACGGGGGCTTCGGCACCTCGTTTCTCGCACGCATGGTGGGCCAGAAACGAGCCCGCGAGATCTGGTATCTCTGCCGCCAGTACTCGGCGGCGGAGGCGTACGAGATGGGCATGGTGAACAAGGTCGTGCCGCTCGAACAGCTCGAGGACGAGGGCTGGGCGTGGGCCCAGGAGATTCTGGAGAAGAGTCCGCTCGCGATCCGCTTGCTCAAGAGTGCGTTCAACGCTGACCTCGACGGCCAGGCCGGGCTTCAAGAGCTCGCGGGCAACGCGACGCTGCTCTTCTACATGACCGAGCAGGGGCAGGAAGGAAGGCGGGCATATCTAGAGAAGCGAAAGCCCGAGTTCCGGAAATATCCGTGGTTGCCCTGGTAG